From one Labeo rohita strain BAU-BD-2019 chromosome 8, IGBB_LRoh.1.0, whole genome shotgun sequence genomic stretch:
- the prickle2a gene encoding prickle-like protein 2 isoform X1, which translates to MALDMERTVSKIMFDFQRNSTSDDDSGCALEEYAWVPPGLKPEQVHQYYSFFPEDKVPYVNSIGEKHRIKQLLQQLPPHDNEVRYCTSLDEEEKRELKIFSNQRKRDNLGRGTVRPLPLTVTGAICEQCGDQINGGDIAVFASRVGHGLCWHPHCFVCCVCSELLVDLIYFHLDGKIYCGRHHAERLKPRCSACDEIIFADECTEAEGQHWHMKHFCCYECEAPLGGQRYIMREGHPHCCNCFESLYAEYCDSCGEHIGIDQGQMAYEGQHWHATEECFSCARCNQSLLGRPFLPKQGLIYCSRLCSQGDEPELSDSSDSAFQSARSRQSRHSAQIGKDGTKGKGECVRQTSSGPTTLVGDAEPLAVQMDLLSISSPAPSRTPHRTPTRTPSRTPSRSPSLSREQSVWVNRDEPYSYESQQRDSSTSPNPHQLRSQCSMRSAYPTSPNQPPKIVSSAESWSKEQPGCNSKKPPVMAALRGQSFNENWMHHGQEPEFHAPKLKTQMSFNEVSSRNSGFLDKRSISMQGFPREMRPPLLRSRHQFGPSFCELTPLEQTPRGSADSLALSYTTGNSLDGTNRRQEHFSRFSMPDLSKDSGVNVSDKGTMGTLNSSMQFRSTESLSSVPRPLADIGMPVRVRYPPPLYWDSPRGLSFEDPVKGRIGLAGSMSCMQEGNAQAVTPRLRRTQTQDSPRQQRQRQRHHRKGHKGHKYQYRSRRSRSDNALHLATDNQSFPGDPIHRFHHDFERPSSSRVSQNLFGANYGYRQQFFRPCPRTTSDLTLQDPGGPQIGQYMGRFGETVEDEDQFCSTCSSSSEGSDDDGYLLGEVIPRPVQLRYFDNEELRHRYSPTVMGGHSQLHTRKRRKSKNCIIS; encoded by the exons GTTCATCAGTATTACAGCTTTTTCCCAGAGGATAAGGTTCCTTATGTGAACAGCATTGGTGAAAAGCATCGGATCAAGCAACTCCTTCAGCAGCTGCCACCGCATGACAATGAG GTTCGGTACTGTACCTCACTGGATGAAGAAGAAAAGCGGGAATTAAAGATCTTCAGTAACCAGCGAAAGCGAGACAATCTAGGCAGAGGCACTGTCCGACCTCTACCACTCACTGTAACTGGAGCTATATGTGAACAG TGTGGAGACCAAATCAACGGTGGTGACATTGCAGTGTTTGCTTCACGGGTTGGCCATGGCCTGTGTTGGCACCCTCACTGTTTTGTGTGCTGCGTGTGTTCTGAGCTACTGGTAGATCTCATCTACTTCCACCTGGATGGCAAGATCTACTGTGGCCGCCACCATGCTGAACGACTTAAGCCACGTTGCTCAGCATGTGATGAG aTTATCTTTGCAGATGAGTGCACAGAAGCAGAGGGGCAGCATTGGCACATGAAACATTTCTGCTGTTATGAGTGTGAGGCCCCACTAGGGGGTCAGCGCTACATCATGCGTGAGGGTCATCCTCATTGCTGCAACTGCTTTGAGTCACTTTATGCAGAATACTGTGACTCTTGTGGAGAGCACATAG GTATAGACCAAGGTCAGATGGCGTATGAAGGTCAACACTGGCATGCCACTGAAGAGTGCTTCAGCTGTGCTCGCTGCAATCAGTCTTTGCTGGGCCGTCCCTTCTTGCCGAAACAAGGTTTGATCTACTGTTCCCGTCTCTGCAGCCAAGGGGATGAACCTGAGTTGTCAGACTCCTCAGACTCTGCTTTCCAGAGTGCCCGTTCCCGTCAGTCACGCCACAGTGCTCAGATTGGCAAGGATGGGACAAAAGGCAAAGGCGAATGCGTACGACAAACGTCATCTGGCCCTACAACATTGGTCGGTGATGCAGAGCCTCTAGCTGTTCAAATGGATTTGCTGAGCATTTCCAGCCCAGCTCCCAGCCGCACACCTCACCGCACACCAACGAGAACCCCAAGCAGAACCCCAAGTCGGTCTCCAAGTCTAAGCCGTGAGCAGTCAGTTTGGGTGAACAGGGATGAGCCTTATTCCTATGAGTCTCAACAAAGAGATTCCTCCACATCTCCAAATCCCCATCAGCTACGAAGCCAGTGTAGCATGCGTAGCGCTTACCCTACTTCTCCCAATCAGCCACCCAAGATAGTGAGCAGTGCAGAGTCTTGGTCCAAAGAACAACCTGGGTGTAATTCCAAAAAGCCTCCAGTCATGGCTGCTCTGAGGGGGCAGTCTTTCAATGAAAACTGGATGCACCACGGCCAGGAACCTGAATTTCATGCTCCTAAGCTCAAAACACAAATGAGCTTCAATGAGGTATCAAGCCGTAATTCTGGATTTTTGGACAAGCGCAGTATTAGCATGCAAGGTTTCCCCAGAGAGATGCGTCCTCCATTGCTGAGGAGCAGGCACCAATTTGGACCAAGTTTTTGTGAACTTACACCACTAGAACAAACGCCAAGAGGTTCTGCTGACTCACTGGCTCTTTCCTACACTACAG GAAACTCTTTAGATGGGACCAACAGGCGTCAGGAGCACTTCTCTCGATTTTCTATGCCTGACCTGAGTAAAGACTCTGGAGTAAATGTGTCTGATAAAGGCACCATGGGTACATTAAACTCATCAATGCAGTTCCGCAGCACTGAATCCCTAAGCTCTGTCCCAAGACCTCTTGCTGATATTGGCATGCCTGTCAGAGTAAGGTACCCTCCTCCATTATACTGGGATTCACCTAGAGGTCTAAGTTTTGAGGATCCAGTCAAAGGTCGCATTGGTCTTGCAGGAAGCATGTCCTGTATGCAGGAAGGTAATGCCCAAGCAGTGACACCGCGGCTAAGACGCACTCAGACACAAGACTCACCCAGACAGCAGCGCCAGCGTCAACGTCACCACCGCAAAGGTCACAAAGGTCACAAATATCAGTACCGTTCCCGCCGCTCTCGTTCAGACAATGCCCTGCATTTAGCCACAGATAATCAGAGTTTCCCTGGGGATCCCATTCACAGATTTCACCATGACTTTGAGCGACCATCCTCATCAAGAGTGTCGCAGAATCTCTTTGGAGCAAATTATGGGTATCGTCAACAATTCTTTAGGCCTTGCCCTCGAACCACCTCTGACCTCACCTTGCAGGATCCTGGAGGTCCACAAATTGGACAGTATATGGGTAGGTTTGGAGAAACAGTTGAGGATGAAGATCAGTTTTGCTCCACCTGTTCCTCTTCTTCAGAGGGGTCAGATGATGACGGTTACCTTCTGGGTGAAGTCATTCCACGGCCAGTGCAGCTGCGATACTTTGACAATGAGGAATTGCGACATCGTTATAGTCCTACAGTGATGGGTGGTCACAGTCAACTACATACACGCAAACGGCGGAAGAGCAAGAACTGCATCATATCATAA
- the prickle2a gene encoding prickle-like protein 2 isoform X2, with translation MVEQMEGKWLMSQNEPVHQYYSFFPEDKVPYVNSIGEKHRIKQLLQQLPPHDNEVRYCTSLDEEEKRELKIFSNQRKRDNLGRGTVRPLPLTVTGAICEQCGDQINGGDIAVFASRVGHGLCWHPHCFVCCVCSELLVDLIYFHLDGKIYCGRHHAERLKPRCSACDEIIFADECTEAEGQHWHMKHFCCYECEAPLGGQRYIMREGHPHCCNCFESLYAEYCDSCGEHIGIDQGQMAYEGQHWHATEECFSCARCNQSLLGRPFLPKQGLIYCSRLCSQGDEPELSDSSDSAFQSARSRQSRHSAQIGKDGTKGKGECVRQTSSGPTTLVGDAEPLAVQMDLLSISSPAPSRTPHRTPTRTPSRTPSRSPSLSREQSVWVNRDEPYSYESQQRDSSTSPNPHQLRSQCSMRSAYPTSPNQPPKIVSSAESWSKEQPGCNSKKPPVMAALRGQSFNENWMHHGQEPEFHAPKLKTQMSFNEVSSRNSGFLDKRSISMQGFPREMRPPLLRSRHQFGPSFCELTPLEQTPRGSADSLALSYTTGNSLDGTNRRQEHFSRFSMPDLSKDSGVNVSDKGTMGTLNSSMQFRSTESLSSVPRPLADIGMPVRVRYPPPLYWDSPRGLSFEDPVKGRIGLAGSMSCMQEGNAQAVTPRLRRTQTQDSPRQQRQRQRHHRKGHKGHKYQYRSRRSRSDNALHLATDNQSFPGDPIHRFHHDFERPSSSRVSQNLFGANYGYRQQFFRPCPRTTSDLTLQDPGGPQIGQYMGRFGETVEDEDQFCSTCSSSSEGSDDDGYLLGEVIPRPVQLRYFDNEELRHRYSPTVMGGHSQLHTRKRRKSKNCIIS, from the exons GTTCATCAGTATTACAGCTTTTTCCCAGAGGATAAGGTTCCTTATGTGAACAGCATTGGTGAAAAGCATCGGATCAAGCAACTCCTTCAGCAGCTGCCACCGCATGACAATGAG GTTCGGTACTGTACCTCACTGGATGAAGAAGAAAAGCGGGAATTAAAGATCTTCAGTAACCAGCGAAAGCGAGACAATCTAGGCAGAGGCACTGTCCGACCTCTACCACTCACTGTAACTGGAGCTATATGTGAACAG TGTGGAGACCAAATCAACGGTGGTGACATTGCAGTGTTTGCTTCACGGGTTGGCCATGGCCTGTGTTGGCACCCTCACTGTTTTGTGTGCTGCGTGTGTTCTGAGCTACTGGTAGATCTCATCTACTTCCACCTGGATGGCAAGATCTACTGTGGCCGCCACCATGCTGAACGACTTAAGCCACGTTGCTCAGCATGTGATGAG aTTATCTTTGCAGATGAGTGCACAGAAGCAGAGGGGCAGCATTGGCACATGAAACATTTCTGCTGTTATGAGTGTGAGGCCCCACTAGGGGGTCAGCGCTACATCATGCGTGAGGGTCATCCTCATTGCTGCAACTGCTTTGAGTCACTTTATGCAGAATACTGTGACTCTTGTGGAGAGCACATAG GTATAGACCAAGGTCAGATGGCGTATGAAGGTCAACACTGGCATGCCACTGAAGAGTGCTTCAGCTGTGCTCGCTGCAATCAGTCTTTGCTGGGCCGTCCCTTCTTGCCGAAACAAGGTTTGATCTACTGTTCCCGTCTCTGCAGCCAAGGGGATGAACCTGAGTTGTCAGACTCCTCAGACTCTGCTTTCCAGAGTGCCCGTTCCCGTCAGTCACGCCACAGTGCTCAGATTGGCAAGGATGGGACAAAAGGCAAAGGCGAATGCGTACGACAAACGTCATCTGGCCCTACAACATTGGTCGGTGATGCAGAGCCTCTAGCTGTTCAAATGGATTTGCTGAGCATTTCCAGCCCAGCTCCCAGCCGCACACCTCACCGCACACCAACGAGAACCCCAAGCAGAACCCCAAGTCGGTCTCCAAGTCTAAGCCGTGAGCAGTCAGTTTGGGTGAACAGGGATGAGCCTTATTCCTATGAGTCTCAACAAAGAGATTCCTCCACATCTCCAAATCCCCATCAGCTACGAAGCCAGTGTAGCATGCGTAGCGCTTACCCTACTTCTCCCAATCAGCCACCCAAGATAGTGAGCAGTGCAGAGTCTTGGTCCAAAGAACAACCTGGGTGTAATTCCAAAAAGCCTCCAGTCATGGCTGCTCTGAGGGGGCAGTCTTTCAATGAAAACTGGATGCACCACGGCCAGGAACCTGAATTTCATGCTCCTAAGCTCAAAACACAAATGAGCTTCAATGAGGTATCAAGCCGTAATTCTGGATTTTTGGACAAGCGCAGTATTAGCATGCAAGGTTTCCCCAGAGAGATGCGTCCTCCATTGCTGAGGAGCAGGCACCAATTTGGACCAAGTTTTTGTGAACTTACACCACTAGAACAAACGCCAAGAGGTTCTGCTGACTCACTGGCTCTTTCCTACACTACAG GAAACTCTTTAGATGGGACCAACAGGCGTCAGGAGCACTTCTCTCGATTTTCTATGCCTGACCTGAGTAAAGACTCTGGAGTAAATGTGTCTGATAAAGGCACCATGGGTACATTAAACTCATCAATGCAGTTCCGCAGCACTGAATCCCTAAGCTCTGTCCCAAGACCTCTTGCTGATATTGGCATGCCTGTCAGAGTAAGGTACCCTCCTCCATTATACTGGGATTCACCTAGAGGTCTAAGTTTTGAGGATCCAGTCAAAGGTCGCATTGGTCTTGCAGGAAGCATGTCCTGTATGCAGGAAGGTAATGCCCAAGCAGTGACACCGCGGCTAAGACGCACTCAGACACAAGACTCACCCAGACAGCAGCGCCAGCGTCAACGTCACCACCGCAAAGGTCACAAAGGTCACAAATATCAGTACCGTTCCCGCCGCTCTCGTTCAGACAATGCCCTGCATTTAGCCACAGATAATCAGAGTTTCCCTGGGGATCCCATTCACAGATTTCACCATGACTTTGAGCGACCATCCTCATCAAGAGTGTCGCAGAATCTCTTTGGAGCAAATTATGGGTATCGTCAACAATTCTTTAGGCCTTGCCCTCGAACCACCTCTGACCTCACCTTGCAGGATCCTGGAGGTCCACAAATTGGACAGTATATGGGTAGGTTTGGAGAAACAGTTGAGGATGAAGATCAGTTTTGCTCCACCTGTTCCTCTTCTTCAGAGGGGTCAGATGATGACGGTTACCTTCTGGGTGAAGTCATTCCACGGCCAGTGCAGCTGCGATACTTTGACAATGAGGAATTGCGACATCGTTATAGTCCTACAGTGATGGGTGGTCACAGTCAACTACATACACGCAAACGGCGGAAGAGCAAGAACTGCATCATATCATAA